Genomic segment of Eremothecium sinecaudum strain ATCC 58844 chromosome VIII, complete sequence:
ATTTGTCACAGACCAATCCCTGTAGCACATACAATCATCGTATAGTCGTACGCAGTAGTATACTAAGGATGCGGACCTTATTATATGGACTTTATTTACCTTCGTAGACCCCATTTCTTTTCGCGAATCATGCAAAACAATAACAATAGGCTATAACTTCTGTCACACTACTTAATAAACTGTATTATTTAGAATATGATGTAGGGGCAAGATTTGGGATTTAAGCTAACAATTATATAGATTTAGAAATCTATAGCTTTCGACAAGACAGTTAGTCAACTGCAGATATCTGTCCGTAAGACAGATTTGTTTTAGTGTAATGGATGATGCCGAAAAAACAAACTCCTATGAGTCCATTTTCCTTACTAAGGAAAGTCCATTGTTTGGTACGTCAGAGGTATTGGACAAGAATACAATCCTGAAGTTATTTGATTGGAACTGGGAGGATAAAGGTAATGACTTAATGTTGGAAATGCATGTCGATTCAGAAACCATTTTTGATGATGCTCATGAAAATGTGTCCTCTTTGGAAGAAGATAATACAGAGAGTATAGGATCTAGTTACAAACGGGAAGCTAAACAAATCTTGGCTCAGGACTTGCCAGGTGTTAATTTTAAGGAATATGTGAATTTGATGGGTAAAGAAGAGAATAGACCGCTCTTGAGAGAATTTGTTAGATTACTCCACCCACTTCCGGTCTCTTTGTATCTTATGTTGAGGAAGGTGTCGCTATCTGTGTACTTTATAGCCGAAGCCCGGGCGATTGACTCATTGTTAGAAGAAATCAGTATGCAGTGGGTTGCAACTCATGATGTTCCTCATTATGAAAACAATTATCGGTTGGTGCACATTACGTTGTTTTCGTTGCTGCTATTAAATTCTAATTTACACAATGAGCTTTCGCAGTCCAAGTTTACCCGCGATGAGTTTGTTGAGAATACTATATTTGCTTTATTGAATGAGTCTGTCAATATTGATAAGTCGGCTCTTGAAACCGAATTGGGCTCTTACTATGATTTGCTTTCGGTTGATCAGTTGCCGTTGTACAAGGGGCCATCTGCGTCGGCGGCTGTAAAACCGACAAACTTCAGTTCAAAGGAAAATCTGATTCCTAATCGAATCAAAAGATCAGTCTCAAACGTTTCTGATCTGTCCAATGCCTCTTCGAACTGGGAACGTACCAAGACAGCGAAATGTGCGTTTGGACTGACTAATTGGAGGTATCATCATGATCAGCCCCTACCACAGCTATACTTCCCCGAAAGTTGCGACGCTCGTATGAAGCATGACGACACGTCTTACTGGATGGCGGATGATGTTCTTCAATTCCAAGAACCCTTGTCGAATTCCCCGAACTATCCAGCTCTCCGTAAGTCCTCTACATCTTTTAACCCATCTAAGCGCAAGTTCTTCGGATGGTTCAGACACAGCCCGACCGCCTCTATTTTCAAAGAACACGAAGAAGAATCCCTGAAGAACTCCAAATGGTTCAATGCTCGGGTCAGGGTGGCTGAAGGAAGACTATACATCTTCAACTTTAAGAATTGTCAGGCACTTAGCCCGAAGACTTCAGATTTGGCCAGCTGCAGGAGCCGCGCTTTCTCGTACACTGTATTGAACCTATTCGGAGCCACAGCTACACTATTACAGAATAATATAGTATACAACAGTAACCACAAAAGATGGAATTTCACAATCACTTTCCCAAGAAGTATCGATTGTGAATCCCAACGGGTCTACAGATTCCAAACTAAAGATATGAATGTAGCCCAAAAATTTGTGAGATCCACCCTTATGTGGAGCGCACGAATTACACCAATCCCCAAAACTCAATTTGAGATGGTTTCTAATCAAGAGTACGGCTGGAGTGAGCGATTGCTAAACAAAACGGTTCGCCCAATAAGCGTGGCTCTTTCCCATTGGACTCCATTACTGGGAATTGAATCAATTTATGAGGAAATTGAGGATGTTGGCCATGTTACACTAGAAGACCGGTACTATAACCTCAAGGTTTTTACTGAGAAATTGGTACAGCTAATTGACAAACATAATAGTTACAAGCCAATGATGATTGAAATATGGTCACTAGGTAGCAGTGCAGATAAATTTGACATTGCCATGGATAATTGGAATAGAAGATACTTATTTTTGATCGCCATGTATGAGAAACATAATCTTTACTTAAAGGCGCTTGAAGATCTAATTGATAAcaatgatgatgattttaaataataaattaATATAGTAATGGTAATAAGTCAATTTTTTGTTGAATACGAAATAAATCCGAACAGTTTTTATATGAGATCAGCTTCTATTAGCTTATAAAGCTCATGATATTTATATAAGCATTGTTCGTGATGTTCAGGCCTGGCATTTCGCCGTTCTCAGATAATACTATTAAGGTCGAGAATAATCGTTCAATATGATATCACCATATTGACTACTAAGAAGGTGGCAAAACTTATATTCATTTCCGCGTATATGGTTGTAAACAAAAGCTATTAGTAAAGGATTAATAGCTTTATCGAGGTTCAATTATGTCTCAAGACCCTAGCTCAATTAATGGTACGTGATTTGTTTATGGCTTCTCCTTAAGTTTCAATTATATTATGGTGACTTAATTAATGTTTGCCACTTCACTTGATCCGTGGAGAACTTCCAGCAGCTAATTCGAACTTTATACTAACTTAAACTTTTAATATAGGTGGTATTGTGGTTGCAATGACCGGAAAGGATTGCGTTGCAATTGCAGGCGATTTAAGATTGGGTTCGCAATCTCTCGGTGTTTCTAATAAATTTGAAAAAATATTCAATTATGGCCATGTCTTTGCAGGTTTAACTGGGCTGGCTACCGATGTTATTACCTTACATGAATTGTTTCGTTCGAAAACAAATCTATACAAGCTAAAGGAAGATCGACCAATTGAGCCGGAAACATTTACACAGCTGGTATCAAGTACATTATATGAGAGGAGATTTGGTCCATATTTCGTTGCTCCAGTGGTTGCAGGTATTAACAGTAAGACCAAAAAGCCATATATCTCTGGTTTTGATTCCATTGGATGTATTGAAGAATCTAAAGACTTCATAGTTAGCGGTACTGCATCCGAGCAGTTATTTGGTATGTGCGAGTCACTATATGAACCAGATTTAGAGCCAGAAGATCTATTCGAGACCATTTCCCAAGTCCTGCTAAACGCTGCTGACCGTGATGCTTTGTCTGGTTGGGGTGGTGTGGTTTACATAATCCAGAAGGATAAGGTTGTCAAAAGGTATTTAAAGACCAGACAGGATTAAGTGTCACTTGCGTTAAAATTCGTATGTGGAA
This window contains:
- the PUP3 gene encoding proteasome core particle subunit beta 3 (Syntenic homolog of Ashbya gossypii ABR217C; Syntenic homolog of Saccharomyces cerevisiae YER094C (PUP3); 1-intron in Ashbya gossypii), which encodes MSQDPSSINGGIVVAMTGKDCVAIAGDLRLGSQSLGVSNKFEKIFNYGHVFAGLTGLATDVITLHELFRSKTNLYKLKEDRPIEPETFTQLVSSTLYERRFGPYFVAPVVAGINSKTKKPYISGFDSIGCIEESKDFIVSGTASEQLFGMCESLYEPDLEPEDLFETISQVLLNAADRDALSGWGGVVYIIQKDKVVKRYLKTRQD
- the YEL1 gene encoding Arf family guanine nucleotide exchange factor YEL1 (Syntenic homolog of Ashbya gossypii ABR218C; Syntenic homolog of Saccharomyces cerevisiae YBL060W (YEL1)), which gives rise to MDDAEKTNSYESIFLTKESPLFGTSEVLDKNTILKLFDWNWEDKGNDLMLEMHVDSETIFDDAHENVSSLEEDNTESIGSSYKREAKQILAQDLPGVNFKEYVNLMGKEENRPLLREFVRLLHPLPVSLYLMLRKVSLSVYFIAEARAIDSLLEEISMQWVATHDVPHYENNYRLVHITLFSLLLLNSNLHNELSQSKFTRDEFVENTIFALLNESVNIDKSALETELGSYYDLLSVDQLPLYKGPSASAAVKPTNFSSKENLIPNRIKRSVSNVSDLSNASSNWERTKTAKCAFGLTNWRYHHDQPLPQLYFPESCDARMKHDDTSYWMADDVLQFQEPLSNSPNYPALRKSSTSFNPSKRKFFGWFRHSPTASIFKEHEEESLKNSKWFNARVRVAEGRLYIFNFKNCQALSPKTSDLASCRSRAFSYTVLNLFGATATLLQNNIVYNSNHKRWNFTITFPRSIDCESQRVYRFQTKDMNVAQKFVRSTLMWSARITPIPKTQFEMVSNQEYGWSERLLNKTVRPISVALSHWTPLLGIESIYEEIEDVGHVTLEDRYYNLKVFTEKLVQLIDKHNSYKPMMIEIWSLGSSADKFDIAMDNWNRRYLFLIAMYEKHNLYLKALEDLIDNNDDDFK